TTTGTGCACATTTAATTCTAAATATAACATGTCATAATTTACTCGCTGAATAGTTCATGACATGAACTATGCTGGATTTCGATCCTGATGCCGAAGGGTGAGCCAAATGGACAGAATTAGAATCAATTCAAATATGTTGGTTGCCGCCGAGCTTTCGATGGGAATAGGAATTAGCTGCCCGATAAACAGCAGAGCCGTCCCAACAAGGAGCCAAGCCCATTTTTGCTTCACGAGGACAAGGATACCTATGACGAGCAGAATCATGCCCACAATGATAACCATTATAGGCGGACCTGCCTGGCCCTCTGCGCTATATCTCATAACACCATACTCTTCCGTGAGAGTAAGATGCTGCACTTCGGCCAGCGTTGAGACTATGATCTGATAAATAATGAGGCCGGCTGTAATCAGCCAGGCACTGATCTGTGTAGCCATGCTTCGTCCCCATCTTACACCTGAGCGCTGCAGAATATAATACCCAATCAAGACAAGTGTAGGCGTAACAAAAGCATGCAGCCAAAAACGAAGACTGCTCAGCGTCATTAGCAGATCTCCTTCGCCTATTGCCTCTCCTGCAGCTATGATGCCGTTATCGTAAGCAAGGCTGAATGTAACGAGGAGAAGAAACAATGGGTAGCGAAACCACCTCCTCGTTCGTGAGAGATCGATCGCCATCCATAAGAAGAGGATGATATAAATCATGCTGATGATCGAGTATATCCAAAAATCCAATCCGCTTCGCTCCTTACTAAAATTATGTATTGGTAGGTTTGCTTAACATTTCCTATTTACCATGATCTGTTCATCCTGAAACCCTTTAATACCATGGCTGCATATCCATTTCTACAGCATACTTCAAATGATGATCATTTTCTGTAAATTTCATGTATAAATTTCCCTAACGCCACAAATGATATAGGAAAATACAGGGAGGGAAGACAGAGATGTGTAAACGTTATTCACTGGCCGCAGATCTAGATGAGGTGCGTGATCACTTTGGGATACAACGAGTTATGTACTATTACAAGAACCGTTATAACATCAGTCCGACACAGCATGCTCCGATTATTCTCTATGAGGATGGAGAACGTATCATGGATGAGTATCGCTGGGGATTTATTCCTTTTTGGGGCAAGGATGCTGTTAATGCCGACTTAATGTCCGTTAGTGAGAATGTGACTTACCGCAAGATGGTGGAACAAAGACGCTGTGTCATACCTTGCAATGGTTTTTATTATTGGCGTCAGGATGGCAAGCGCAGGTATGCGGTACGGGTGGTTATGCCAGATCGCTCCATGTTCGGCATTGCCGGATTGTACGAGGTATGGAAGGATACTAGGAAGCAGCCGCTCCGAACTTGTACGATGCTGATGTCGGATGCAAACATGACCATTCGTGAATTTGATCACCGCATGCCGGCCATACTTACGCCAGATCAGATCGATGCATGGCTCGATCCGAAGATGACCGAAATGCATCGAATGCTGCCGATGATCAGATCATTTCAAGAAACGTTAATGGATGTATATCCTGTGACTCCGCTTGCCTTCAATGATAATCATGATTCACTGGAATGTGTCAAGGAAGTGGACATGCAGAGAGCGCTGGTTAAGAATTAATACTTTTCGCCGATACACTGAACCTAAAGAGTCCGGTCTGCATTTGTGATGTGGGTCGGACTTTCGTCTTTTTAAATATCCTTATTGAGGGTAAGAGAAGCATAGATCAACAAATATTAAGTAAATTGTCGAAGGCATAGTCCATTAGATGGTTTCAAGTTACCTCAGTGCAGGACCGAAGCAGCTTGAAAGAATATATTCAAGTTACTATAATTGTTTCAGTAAGGTACTTGTAGTTTATTAGCTCTTTATATCTTACGAATATAAATATATATAGATTAAAGGAGTGGAATAGAATGAATCCCAAATATAGTCCGATTTTTGAGAAAGTGACTTTACCGAATGGCATTATTCTGAAAAATAAAATTGTCCTGGCACCAATGACGCATTCGTCCTCGAATGAAGATGGCACCGTATCCGATGCAGAGCTTGCATACTATGCACGTCGTTCTGGAGGAGCCGGAATGGTGGTCACAGCAGTTACTTACGTGACCGAGAATGGAAAAGGGTTCGTAGGCCAATTCTCATCAACAGATGATTCCTTTATACCGAGTCTGACCAAGCTGGCAAATTCCATTAAGGAACAAGGTGCCAAAGCAGTACTGCAAATTTTCCATGGTGGTCGTTTATGCCCTCCAGATGCTGTCGGTGGAGATGTTGTAGCACCAAGTGCGGTCGCAAGTGAAAGACCAGGCTCACCGATGCCTAGAGAACTTGCTGAATCCGAGATCGAGAGCATCATTCAAGATTTTGGTGAAGCGACACGCCGTGCGATTGCTGCCGGATTTGACGGTGTGGAAATTCACGGGGCTAACGGATACCTCATTCAACAATTTGTGTCCCCACATTCCAATCGAAGAGAAGATCGCTTCGGAGGAGATGCACATCAACGGCTTACTTTTCCGCTAGAAGTAATAGACAGCGTGCAGGCAGCCGTTCGAGAGCATGCCAAAACTCCGTTTATGGTTGGATACCGTTTCTCTCCTGAGGAGCCGGAAACTCCGGGTTTGACGATGGAGGAGACCTTTATTTTGCTAGATGCAATTAAAGAGAAGAACTTGGATTATATCCATGTATCCTTGAATGACTTCTGGTCGAAGCCGAGAAGAGGAGCAGATGATTCGAAATCTAGAATGGAATGGATTCTGGAACGTGTTGGCGGCAAAGCTCCGGTAATTGGGGTTGGACAAATTCACACTCCAGATGAAGCCTTGGCAGCTCTTGAGACGGGAGTTCCGCTGCTCGCACTCGGACGTGAGCTGATCATTGAACCTGATTGGGTGGAGAAGATTGAATCAGGCAATGAAGAGCATATAGCGGTTAACTTAACGAAATTGGACCAGGAAAGACTGGTTATTCCTGACCCACTATGGAATATGATCATGAATGTACCTGGATGGTTCCCTGTCGTGGACTCAGAGTAATCGTATAGTTAATACTTAAGAAGTGGCTTATGAACTGCCGGGAAAGACTCTTGCACGAGTCCTCCCGGCTGTTCATGTGTTCAGTCTCGTTATTGATCTTCTATAGACAGGCTATGGTATGATAGGAAGGATTGGAGGTTACAGATTATGAAGCATCCCTTTATACTTAATGCCGTCTGGAATGGCGGAAGGAACAGCGATGGTACCATTGAAGCGGGTCAGTTAAAGACACAGATCTCCATCCCGAAGGAAATGGGCGGACCTGGAGTTGGGACCAATCCAGATGAAATGCTGCTTGGCGCTGCAGCAACTTGCTATCTTATTACACTCGCAGCTATGCTGGAGCGTTCGTCCCTGGAAACAGAGAGTCTTACTTTGACATCTGAAGCGACAGTGGATGTAACCAATAACATCTTTACCTACGAAGCGATTAAGCATGCTCCTGTGGTGACTTTAACGTCAACAGCGACGCAGGACGATATGGATAAAGCGATTCGTATTGCACACAAGGCAGAAAGCTCCTGTATGATCTCAAGAGCTGTAGCTGGGAACGTACTTATACAGACAGAGCCTATTGTACAAATAGCAGACAATTAAGGAGGAAGTTACAAAATGACAGCACAATCTCGACTTCTCGTATTTACGGGTTCTTATTCGGAAGCAAGCGACCCTGGTATCCATGTTTATGCATTCAATGAACAAGCAGGCGAGCTTACTCTGTTATCTGAGACATCCGGAGTGAAGAATCCGACTTTTCTTCAAGTCGATACCGAACATCAGCGTGTGTATGCGATTGGAGAAATAACGACGGCAGAAGGAACGAAGGCCGGGGAAGTGCTGGCCTATGCAATACACCCAGAGCAAGGCGAGCTTACGCTTATTAACCGTACTCCATCCGCTATTGCTCCAACCTGTCATGTGCAAATAGACCCTGAGTATCAGTATTTGCTCATATCTAGTTACCACGGCGGAGCAGTAAGTCTTGTATCGCTGAATGATGATGGCAGTGTAGGACAGATGGTAGATTCCAAACAGCACTCCGGTAAGGGAGCTCATCCAGAGCGTCAAGATCGGCCGCATGTGCATTCCGCATTTTTCTCACCGGATGGTAAGTATATTATGGTTCAGGACCTTGGACTAGATAAAATATATGTCTACACGATTGACCGTGATCAGCATAAGCTGGTACTGCATCGTGAAGTAAGCACACATGCGGGAGCGGGTCCAAGACATTTCGTCTTCCATCCGAATGCAAAGTTTGCTTATGTAATTAATGAAGTGGATTCTACCGTTACTTTCTTTACATATGAGGCAGAAGCAGGCGCATTGACCGAACAACAGACGTTGTCCACACTGCCTGAAGAAGGCTTCGCTGGGGAGAACACTTGCGCGGAAATTACGGTTTCCAAGGATGGACGATTCCTGTACGGCTCCAATCGCGGACATGACAGTATCGTAGTATATGCGATCTCTGAGGACGGTACTCTGAGCACGGTGCAGCATATTTCAACTGAGGGCGGGCATCCTCGTCACTTTGCCTTGACACCTGCGGGTGATCAGCTGCTTGCAGCAAATCGTGACAGCAACAATATTGTACTCTTCCAGGTAGACACGGAGAAGGGGCAATTGAGTTACACAGGCAAACAGATCACATCTCCGAAGCCGGTTTGTGTATGGCCGGTTTATCTATAATCTGTTCTGCTGGCAATACGTACGGTACAAGCAAACCATGATGTAACGAAAGACTTTCTATTAAAAAGGCATCTGATCCTTCCTCCTGCAGATGGAGGGGATCAGATGCCTTTTTGTCCTATTCTATTCTTTTAAAGGAAGCTGCAGAATGTAGCTGTTGGATAAGTTCATCAGCTCTAGTGCATTATAGAATTCTTCCTCGGTTGCTTGTGACTTACTGCCGGTCGTTCCCTTCAGCTTGTGATGCCAGCCGTCCTCAAACCCGCTTCCGGAGATGAAGACTTCACTATTGTTGACAAAGGAACCCGTTGGCAGGTAATAACGCTGCGGCAGCAGATTGTAATCTTTATTCACGAATAGATCCTGACCAAAGTGCAGATGTTCATCTAAGGAGATGCCGAGAAGACCAGCCAGTGTAGGCATAATGTCTGCCTGGCCGCCAACCTGCTTCTGTTCTCCAGCTGGCATATCATCTGAAGAAGTAATGATGAACGGAATATTGATCATGTCGGGATAGTCGTATGGATGTCCGAGCAGCTCCTCCAGCAATACCAAATCTTCCTCTTTAAGCGATGTGGTAGGGAGTCCCAAATGATCTCCGTATAACAGGACGATACTATTATCCCAGACTCCACGATTCTTCAAATCCTCGATAAATTTACCAAGTTCACGATCCGCATAGTTCTGAGAACGAATATAGTCACCAACCAGCGTATCGTCATAACGTTCAGGCAGGGTGATGCCGACTTTCTCCTCAGGCAAAGTAAATGGGTGATGAGCCGTCATCGAGATGACGTGCGCATAAAACGGGTTATCCGCCTGATCCATTTTCTCGAGCTCTTCCGCTGTTTTGCGATATA
This sequence is a window from Paenibacillus urinalis. Protein-coding genes within it:
- a CDS encoding SOS response-associated peptidase, with product MCKRYSLAADLDEVRDHFGIQRVMYYYKNRYNISPTQHAPIILYEDGERIMDEYRWGFIPFWGKDAVNADLMSVSENVTYRKMVEQRRCVIPCNGFYYWRQDGKRRYAVRVVMPDRSMFGIAGLYEVWKDTRKQPLRTCTMLMSDANMTIREFDHRMPAILTPDQIDAWLDPKMTEMHRMLPMIRSFQETLMDVYPVTPLAFNDNHDSLECVKEVDMQRALVKN
- a CDS encoding NADH-dependent flavin oxidoreductase produces the protein MNPKYSPIFEKVTLPNGIILKNKIVLAPMTHSSSNEDGTVSDAELAYYARRSGGAGMVVTAVTYVTENGKGFVGQFSSTDDSFIPSLTKLANSIKEQGAKAVLQIFHGGRLCPPDAVGGDVVAPSAVASERPGSPMPRELAESEIESIIQDFGEATRRAIAAGFDGVEIHGANGYLIQQFVSPHSNRREDRFGGDAHQRLTFPLEVIDSVQAAVREHAKTPFMVGYRFSPEEPETPGLTMEETFILLDAIKEKNLDYIHVSLNDFWSKPRRGADDSKSRMEWILERVGGKAPVIGVGQIHTPDEALAALETGVPLLALGRELIIEPDWVEKIESGNEEHIAVNLTKLDQERLVIPDPLWNMIMNVPGWFPVVDSE
- a CDS encoding OsmC family protein encodes the protein MKHPFILNAVWNGGRNSDGTIEAGQLKTQISIPKEMGGPGVGTNPDEMLLGAAATCYLITLAAMLERSSLETESLTLTSEATVDVTNNIFTYEAIKHAPVVTLTSTATQDDMDKAIRIAHKAESSCMISRAVAGNVLIQTEPIVQIADN
- a CDS encoding lactonase family protein, which translates into the protein MTAQSRLLVFTGSYSEASDPGIHVYAFNEQAGELTLLSETSGVKNPTFLQVDTEHQRVYAIGEITTAEGTKAGEVLAYAIHPEQGELTLINRTPSAIAPTCHVQIDPEYQYLLISSYHGGAVSLVSLNDDGSVGQMVDSKQHSGKGAHPERQDRPHVHSAFFSPDGKYIMVQDLGLDKIYVYTIDRDQHKLVLHREVSTHAGAGPRHFVFHPNAKFAYVINEVDSTVTFFTYEAEAGALTEQQTLSTLPEEGFAGENTCAEITVSKDGRFLYGSNRGHDSIVVYAISEDGTLSTVQHISTEGGHPRHFALTPAGDQLLAANRDSNNIVLFQVDTEKGQLSYTGKQITSPKPVCVWPVYL